The genomic window ATAAGTTCTGGTGGTCAAAGACAATAAAAGTACTCACGAAATTGACGATATTGTCAAGGCCAATCATGACTCTCTGGCAATTCATTCTCATTTGAAAGATGAATCATATAAACTCATTGGAGCTCATAGAAATTAGGAGTTACATTAAGCGCGAGTTCACTGTCTTCAAGTAATTGCGGGCGTCTGCTGGTCCAGCTAAACCaatctatgtaaatataataaaaacaccAAAATGCACATAAAGAGAATCACCGTGACGTTATCTGTTAGCAGTGCTCTTACTCTTCCGTCAGCGCGCTTCAGTTAGCTCCGAAATGCCAAGCGGCGAGCGTTAACGTTAGATAAACGCGACGATCACAGAAGAAGCGACGCAACACGCTGCGCAGACGCattaaataaagataaacagtaaataagaaatataaaaaagtaaatcaataacgctgcaacaaaaacaatattataaaaaaatcgaacgCTTAAAGACGTCGAGAGTTCCAAGAgcaaagtttaaataaaatatacttttcatTCTATCAGCTTTCAACCAATGAGTGCCAATTCGCAAACGATACAACTAGtcatattatttgttgttgtgctgtacAGCGTGCTACTACCACGAACGGCAAGCGTACAAAGCCAAATTAGTAGCTATGCAGACACAGCTGGTGAATGGTCGTTGGACTTGAAGAAGTCGATAGCGAACTTCGTCGTACGCGCGGCTGGCAAAAGCAACTCGGAAGCGCCACCATTCAAGCTAACGCCGCAACAAATGGAAGACTACGAGGCAATAATGAGCGGCGGCGAGGATATGCCCAGCGATTCAGTCGCATATCGCAATCGGACAAAAGACCAAATGGACGACGAGTATGTGCCGGAAGATACGCGTAGCTTTCTCTGTCTGCCGATAATGCGTATTTTCACTGTGGAGGTGCGTCGCGTTGTGCTTGCGGGCGAGCGTGTTGCTGTGGTGGGTGATCATGCGCGACTTGGCGCATGGCAGGTGGAACGAGCTGTGGTGATGACGCCAAGCGGTCGCGACAACGGCGTCTGGTCAGCTAAAGTGGCAATTTGCGCCAACGCGCGTATACACTACCGTTACTTTATCTTCAGCGTCGATAGATACGGCAGGCGACGGGTGCACGATTGGGAGGGTGTACCGTATGGGCGCGTGTTGGAGCAATACCAGATGTATCGGCCACCTGGGAAGGATCAATTTGGCTTGTTGTCACACATGACCGTGGGTGATGTGGAGCACGAAAAAGGTTGGCTGCGCCATGAGTATGCCATCGAATTTAAGTTCATTTGGGAGCAGCATATGAAGTTTTACCGTTATATGCACTTGAATCGGGCCACGAAATTTCTGCTGAAGATGAGCGTTTCACAAAATGGTTTTGAGTTGCCGCCCAGCGCTTGGCGCGACACCGAACTGGAGGTGTCACACTACGCTTATAATCGCTCGCAGTTTCAAGCGCAAACAGAGCGCGGCGTACCCTATACAGCGGGCGATGTTGTCATATTTCGCTTCACAGCCGCGTTGAACACCAAAAACTCATATCAGCTGAGCATTTTTACGGCGGATGCCGATCGCGTAGGCGAAGCATTAATTCTATCTCTAGATTTGCGTGGCGGGGAAGGCGTGCTGAACCTGCCTATACAAGGCGCTGTGAATGGTTTTCAAGTCGGTGCGTTGACGTTGCCCTACGTGATTATACGCCCTTTAGCCGGCGCTGCGGATTATAATTTGCGCGGCAGCTTTCAGCGGTACTGGCCCATGAATTGGCCATCGGTGGATATAGGCCATCGCGGCATAGGTGCCAGCTACAATGCGGATGCACCATTGATGGAAAATACTTTAGCCAGTTTTTCATACGCACACAAATTCAAGGCAGAAATGGTGGAGTTGGACGTACAGCTGACGCGCGACTATGTGCCGATAGTCTGGCATGATTTTGGTTTCAAGACCGCGCCAAAGGGGCGCCTTGTGGAAAGCGTAGAGGACTTGGATTATGTTCTAATTAAGGACTTAACTTATAAACAACTGAAAGCCAGTCGCGTATTTGCCATTGAAGATGGCGACATCTATGAATACACGAACTACAACGCGCGCAATGCTTCGGAGATGGAACGCATATTCGTTACGCTGCGtgaaatattcgaaatattGCCTTCAACGCTCGGCCTGGATATCGAAATCAAGTGGCCGCAGCCTTTAGTGGGCGGCGCATTGGAGGCAGCGCAAACGCAGCGTAAAAATCGCTTCGTCGACACCATTTTGAAAACTACCGTTAAATATGGTTGCGGTCGTCCCTTATTCTTCTCCAGTTTCGATGCTGACATCTGCACTATGTTGCGCCTGAAACAGAATGTCTTTCCAGTTGCGTTCGTGACGATTGGCGAAACGCGCTTGTGGGAACCTTTTAAGGATTTGCGCACGCGCAGCTATCTGAACGCCGTGAACTTTGCCCAATCAGCGAATCTTTTGGGTACCGTGGCGCATGCAGAAGACTTTCTGCAGCATGGCGCGTTGCTTGACTTCGGTTTGGACTTGGGTCAGGCGACATTTGTGTGGGGCGATGAGCTGCAAGATGCGCGCACTGTTAAGCAATTCAAACGCTGGCATGTGTCCGGCGTAATTTACGACCGCATCGATTTGTACGGCCCGCGGCGCAAGCGTGAGCGCTTCTTCAATGCACCAGAGTTACTCGACATATTCACGCGGCAGTGCATTGTTGTTGGACATTCCAACTGCAGCAGTGAGTTCGCGCTGCCGGATGGCTTTGATTTGCATGGGAAACCGGTGAGTCGACTTGGCTGTGAGGTGATTGTGCAGCAGATTGGCTAAAAATCACACACATCTATTCATAGTATCTGTATTTGTAGCTAAcggaatttttaatataattatttatgtaaatagtaATAAGGTTTGGCACGAGCCGGTCATTTTCGTGAATGTTATTAAAAGTGTTGTTAAAATCGGAAAACAAAAGATAATTCAATTAATTGGTgtgttttgtggttttttttgttttgttttcgaaGGAGGAATTTTCCATAGATACTGATACTTAGTAGAATGCAGTATATACGATTCGTACTATTCACTAAAGGTGCACCTCATTCGGAACCACGCTTGTTCCCTTTGTAGCATATAAGGGACTATGTTATCAGGTGTTATTCGGCTTGCCACTTTCATCTTCAGATCCTGTCGCTCGGTTGTAAATCTTGGGCAGCAGAAAAATATATGTTCTCATTTTCGCTACTGCTACCACAGAAAGAGCAAATAACTCCATTGTCATGACCGTGCCTATGCAGGAACTCTCTGAAACATCTGTGTCCTGTTAGAAACTGCGTAATGTTAAAGTCTATCTCGCCGTGCTTTCGGTCCACCTATGTTTGCACATTTCCGATTAATCGGTGCGTCCCTCTTCCCACCTCTAGATCCGCTTCAGTTCTCCAGCCATTATGTCTGGCGTCATTATACGTTTTTTGTTCTGCGAGTTTTGAGCTCTTTATGTTTCATTTATAGTACAGTCTCATTACATATGTTCTGGATTTGGTGGAGTTCATTGGCTACTATAGTTACCGCGATGTCTTCTTTAGGCAGCGTGGAGCGTAGTATTACATCATACAGTACACTCCATAAAGTGGACTCGGAGAAGCCGTATTGGTTGTTGGATAGGCTGTAGGCCTCCCCTTTTAGGTAACTTTCTAGTTGGACCCAGATATTCCACTCCAGCATTTTGTCCATTGTGTCGATCATGCATGGTAAGTGATAAGAACTCGATTCCCCCGCTGGTTTGTCAACCTTCTATAATAGCACTAGCCGTTGTATTTTCCATATCCACATCGTGTAAATAGCTCAAATGGGTTTGCGATGTGATTCACTGCGAGCTTCAGGTCCCTGTTTGGGATTCCATCCAGGCCTGGAGCTTTGGAATTACCGAATTAAAGTTCTAATAGTAAAGATACGTCAATAATGGATCTATGCctattattttcaaatgtataCTTTGTCCCTGTGTTCAGCAGGACAGCGTCTAGCACAGCGAAGGCTTTAAGCAGTGTACTTCCTCTATAGTTAGTTGCTTTGCTTCCCTATTCTATCGCTCAGGCATTGAAATCCCCGCAATGTACAATTAGAAAGTATTTCCAACACACTCACTCACATAGTTAAATCAATTATTCTGTCAAAAATTGATTATGGGTTCCCTATATTCAACACATCAAAAATAAACTGGTCAAAGATGGAGTCAGCATACCACACTGAAGCCCCACTTGCCAGTGGAGCTTTCCGTACTACCCCTATAGCAAACATTCTAGCCGAAGCAGGGTTACCTACCTTAGAAAACAGATTGCTTTACATCACCAGAAGCATGATTACGAAAATGATCAGTGCCGAAGGCTCTCCTATTAAAGCCGCACTAACAAACAGGCTACATCGGAAAAGAAAAACCAGGAAAACCTCAGCCTTACAAACGCTGATCCATTCTGCAAAGTAAAtgaatattcatttaaataatcCAGTGATCCCAAGCCTTCGCGCTCCTCCTTGGAGTCTTACAAAAACGTGCGTTATTCTGGATTtggctaaattaaaaaaagaaattacacCAACAGACATTTACTTAAAATACTTCTCAGAAATAATAAGTTCTCACAAAAATTGGGACACACTCTACACAGATGGATCAAAGTATCATAATAATGTGGCTTTCAGTGTCGTTAAGGATAACTCTGTAATCATGTCAGCTTTACTACCTCCTTTTGCCTCAATTTTCACTGCAGAAGCAACAGCCATCCAGCACGCTTGCCTAATAGCAAAAAAGAGTAGACGTAAGCATCTCATCTTCAGTGATTCTTTATCGTCGCTTAAAGCCATACTAAACGTCCATTATGCTGATCCAACTGTTTCTCAAATTAGAGATATCCTGATCGACAATATTAGTAAAATCAAGTTATCATGGATACCCAGCCACATTGGTATACAAGGCAATACTCTAGCCGACTCCCAAGCCAAACATGCGCCAAGAGCTcccttaaaacttataaataccaacaataaaaacgacattaaaaattttgcaaaaaagtccTATCGTGAGGCCGAAAATGAACACTGAAGCCAATGCTCCCactattacaaaataataaatcctCAACGAAGATCGCCTCTCTTCCCTATAACCATATCCAGAAGACATTGCATTATATATGCTCTCTTTCGGTTGGGTCACACCAAACTAACACACGAACATATATTGGAAAACTCCCAAACACTAGTTTGCCCATATTGTAATACCGAAAATCTCACAATTCAACATTTAATACAAAACTGCGCATCATTGGAACCATCTCAACTTAAACTTAACAGAATTACTAACAAACGTAACACATACTAATATAAAAGAGTTTATTAAAGTTGATGTCGGTATGTTGCAGCTATAGAAGTTAATCTCATATATTTTGGCTCTTGCGTAATAGGCCTTTCCTGCTAGTGGTTAGAGTTGGAACGTTTTGTCTCCACATGTTCATAGTGCTTCCTTTTTTGTGATATCTGAGATACTGTTTGGGTTAGAAGCTCCTTAGCCGCCTCCCAGTGACTCAGATTTATTTGCAGGATTTTCACTTTATGTTTTTACTGCACGCTGCGTGGTAAATGGGATATTAATATATCATAATATTGTGTGTGGTTAATACATGTGGAGATCCAAACACGTTTCTCCAATCggaataaattaagatattattaatgtttattattaatatttattaagtctacagaccactacacgtgcgggatgggatagataccgagagttgaagagggaagcgagacgcatttgtagacagaagaagaaagaggccgaaatgcgtgagtatgaagagcttgataagctggccgacaggggtaatgctcgaaaattctacgaaaaaatgcggcggcttacagaaggtttcaagatcggagcatactcttgtagaacccccaaaggtgatctagtgaccgatgcccagagcatacttaatttatggagggaacacttctccagcctgctgtattgcagtgaatgcacaacgccaggagaaggcgaacccgattccccaatcgatgacgatggagcagacgttccattgcccgaccatgaagaagttcgaatagcaattacccacctgaagaacaacaaagcggcgatggaatgccggccgagctattcaaacacggaggcgaagaactgataaggagcatgcatcagcttctttgtaaaatatggtcggacgaaagcgtgcccaacgattggaatttaagtgtgctatgcccaaacCATAAAAAAGGacaccccacaatctgcgccaactaccgtgggattagcctcctcaacatcgcatataaggttctatcgagcgtattgtgtgaaagattaaagcccaccgtcaacaaactgattagaccttatcagtatggcttcaggcctggaaaatcaacaaccgaccagatgttcaccatgcgccaagtcttggaaaaggcccgtgaaagaagaatcgacacacgcCACCTGATGATAATGATATCATCGGccccaacacccgcgccgttagttctgctttctccaggctggacaaggaagcacagaaaatgggtctggcagtgaacgagggcaaaacgatatatctcctgtcatcaaacaaacagtcgtcgcactcgcgacttggcactcacgtcactgttgacagtcataactttgaagtcgtagataatttcgtctatcttggaaccagcgtaaacaccaccaacaatgtcagcctggaaatccaacgcaggattgctcttgccaacaggtgctacttcggactgagtaggcaattgagaagcaaagtcctctctcgacgaacaaaaaccaaactctataagtcgctcataattcccgtcctgctatatggtgcagagtcttggacgttGGCAACAACTGATGGGTCGAccttgcgagttttcgagagaaaagttctgcgaaagatttatggtcctttgcgcgttggccacggcgaatatcgcattcgatggatcgatgagctgtacgagatatacgacgacattgacatagttcagcgaattaaaagacagcggctacgctggctaggtcatgttgtccggatggatgaaaacactccagctctgaaagtattcgacgcagtacccgccgggggaagcagaggaagaggaaggcctccactccgttggaaggaccaagtgcagaaggacctggcttcgcttggaatatccaattggagccacgtagcgaaaaggagaaacgactggcgcgctgttgttaactcggctataatcgcgtaagcggtgtctacgccaattaagaagagaaAGAAATCTACAGAAgtgataattgaaattttggtataaataaCATGGTGGTTCATGTAAAACGAAATTTGTTGCACAAATTTTCAAGACTAGCGAACAGCAGTGTCCTGATATTCTTTAGGAGACTTTAGGTTTAACCTCAGCaagaaaacatatatttgaaattgattttgctacTATTTGAACCATAAAGCttcacttatgtatgtagtCTCAGAAGCTAGGTTACAATGAGTGTCAAAAAAGTTTaagcaaaaagaaaagaaaaaacgaacaGCAGTCATATGCTTTGATTTTTGTTGACTGTTCTTGACTGAGTACAGTTATAGTTataaatataactaatataataatatgtaacTTTATTATAACTTAAATCGtctatttacaaaattaatttaaaaagtaattttaaattatataaataggAATTGAATCTTCATTTGGAATCACTGAAATTGTCAAAGTGAGCATTAAGttgaaaatgttttccttttcaAGCTGAACAATTCGATTTCCGTTACAGTTACTTAGCACTTACTTGCAGTTTGGTTCATTAACTTCCTTTGATGCGGCTCATTAAAAAGTCAACACATAACATTTTAACGGTAATACGGCAGCGCCGAAATAACCGGATTAATTCGCAACAACAATTCGTACAAGTAAACTGTCTTCCGTTAAAAATAAACGGTTGTCATTGGCATTACTAAGTACTTcagagcacacacacactcacatccAAGCACAttcgcgcacacatacatatgcacatatacatatagaggAGAGAATTGTTTAACAAACACATTAAAGACGCACACGACATGGCGATACGAGAGCGCAATGAAGTGCGTTGCCAAGCTGTGGGAGGAAAGGACCTCAGCCGCCAGCAGCTGAAGTATTTAAGCAAAGCAAACAcagtgtgtctgtgtgtgtgtagagcACTGCACTGCCTAATGGGTTTTCCGAAAATGTGTTTACTGGTACATTACAGCCTGAGCTGTGCAATTAAGCGATTTTTTGTTCGTTATGTAATGCGCTTGTAAACTTCATTTATAATCGTATGACTTGTTAAAGATTGTACGAGTATGCACaccaatatttgaaatatatgaagcaattaatattaaactcaggaattgtttaattaaataaatgccGACAATGGAATATCATTCGAACGATTTATTTTAGCATTAAAGTAAAGCCAattattttacgatttttcgtTAAAATGACGTGTTGCGTCACTCTATAATACTTTATTGTACATTTATTGGCTGAAAAGGATCCTCAAAACTTtagaatattatataataaaattgaggTGAGCACTATTGCGAACTCTGCTATTTCTCAAGAACTTATTTACTGCTGGGTCTACAGTTAACTAGGCGCCATTGAAGCAGTGTACTCCTTACTCCGATATTTGGGTCCAAGCCTCATTGCTGCGGTTGCAGATCGCTATGCAATCCAGAAGCAGATGCTCCAGAGTTTCCGGCTTCTCGTCGTAAAACCGACAATTTGCAGGAAAGGCTATATCAACGTTAAATATAACTTGCCGCTAAAAGACCCATTTTTCTCTGTAAAggtttataatttgtttaagggggtactctcatgtgaacgcatacattttaccactttttaggaaattttttttatgcgacaacaaaattcaatcattttaattttttaataaatttttatttgtattttgaaatgtaaaaaaattttttttttttgcgctttttacatttttaatacaaagtctgtcgcaaaagaaacagaaataTAACAGTTTTTGGTGACGCCACTATTAGTGGGTATATgatataaaaagtttgatctcttgttgacatttcgtaaaaattttaagacaattggataactacaatcgatgttaacgatcaaaaagtgacagcagcttttggtcatcggtcgtaaaatgcaaagagcaaatattaaattttgttttaaacttggggaaacgtttactgaaacatttcaaatcatgaaaaaagtttatggtgatcagtgcctaccCCGTAGTAATGTGTATGAGTGggttaagcgattccaagaaggtcgtgaggacctctgtgacgatcagaagtcggtcgtcttcagaagtcaaaaataaagacaatgctgatttgtttttacgattccgagggtattgtacaccgagagttcgccccacctggccaaacgatgaATGCTGtattttaccttggtgttatgaagcgtcttttgttaCGCATTcatcgtgctcgaccacaataccgtgaggcagggccctggcgcctgttgcacgataatgcgccgtgtgaTCGGTCGATGCTTGGCACTGATTGTTTGACAAAacactccatattaaccattaatcactcaccctactcacatGATCTGGCACCctttaacttcaaaaaaagtcacgaaaatcttgttttttcgttaaaaatcgtttaaaaagaaaataaaaatattttcgaaaataaaaaaattctggtagagacgataactataaatgagtagaagaacataatgggttgtcaaaaaagtcttgcggtaattttattgaatttttttttattgaaattgaaatgaatttttgatgactcatgcccagctcttgaccgatgttacggctgctactacgccggtctctttcgaccaattcagcgattttatcgcaattttcgacgacaggcctaccggagcgtggcgcatcttcgaccacctctacaccagaacgaaaacgttgaaaccatcgttgtgcggtggaaatggaaactgtatcgggtccatacactgcacaaattttattggcggcttgagatgcatttttgcttttggcgtagtagtactgtaaaatatgccgtattttctctttattttgctccatgtttgcgacgctataactcacgaacgacttaaaagaaacgaaaatcaGTCAAACACGTCTTAGCGCGAGAAATGAGCTTTataaaaaggtatagcatgacccgatgcgacgaataaaactaaaactacgcgctttcagcgccaactagcacaaatatcgcaagacttttttgacaacataatgtgtaaattttaaagcaatcggttgaatactatttttttaggaccatgacagtttcagaaaatgatgattcgagaaaaatgcgtttaagaCAGTAAGAcaggtagacagtcgcttacgacacgtcggcgactatgagttgtaacttatcaaatattatgaatttcggtctgtttttcacagcatgtttccaataggttttactgtcaaaatatgaaaaaaattgattttttgaagtgattacatgagaataccccttAAACGGTTAAAGCATACAGTCTCCCACTAACAACTTGGTTTGCCTTATGCCTGCAGTTAGCTGTCAGCTGTCAGCAAGATAGCAATGTGTATAGCGGTGTTCAGACGAGCTCCTTAGGCACCTACACAGATGGCTAAGCCGAGCATATTAAATCAACGTGCTTGTGCTTGAAACCAAAGAAAGTTACCTCTGCAATGGTCAAAGTAGACGATTTGTGAAATTGTTATACAATTCTGCTGAGGTAAATTGTGAGGTGTGTTTAACTGTTGATATTTGTATTCGTTCATACTTGGACTTTGGTCGACACGAAAtaccattttaatataaaaatactattttcctCAAAGCTGCAATAACCATAATTTTGTTTACCTAGTTCCACATTTAGGAAAGCTCTTCATTCTTTCTTTGCTCTTTTCATGCTCCACTTTTATAAGGAAATCTTAATTGAAcagataaaatttattgaagttaACAACTTTTAAGATTATGCTTTTTATAATgtaatttcttggaaaaaattattgacgAATGCTTTCAGTCTTCCTCTGGATGAAagcttcttttgtttttataaaatagctGCTTCGATAGGTTATTTTCATGTCATAACCGAATAATCTCTCTTAACAAATTATACTAAAGCCATATTAGTAAACATAAACTGTACATTTGAGTGTGAggttaaatttatttgattataagAATGCCAGTTTTGTCGGAATGAACTATTGATGTAACAAACATGAAACTACAAAACAAATACAAGAGCGTTGCACGGTTTGTAGAGGGTATTTGATCAAAAGGGGTCTCAATAACTCAGCGCAAATGCAAGGCGGAACTGCAAAACAGCTGTAAACGTTGTTAACTGCGCCACTCGGCGGCCACTTTACATGCAATCCTGATGGAAGACCTCTATGTTGTCGCCTGCCACACAAGCAGTGCCGATAGTTGGCATTGGCTGGCAAACACCTCTCAGTTTGGTGCAAACTTCCAAGGCACAATGGCGCAGTGGCGACGCTACAGGCATCGGTGGCGGGGCCGGTGTGACCGAATTGGCGGCGTCGCCACTCAGACGATGCTGCTGCTGATGTTTCTGCTGCTGGTGTGGATGATGGAATTTTGAGAAGACGCTGCCGGCCTTTTTGCCATCACCGCCACTGCTGCCATGCTGTTGCAACCACATGGCTGTCGGCTGGTGTTGTTGCTTGTAATCGATTGCATGCTCCATTAAATCTGCATGCTGCTCCATGCAGGAAGAGCTCACGTTCGAAGCGCGCGAAATCGGCCGGTGACATTTCGGATAGTTGCATGTTATCGATGCCGACATCGGCGCTGGCAGAGTTGAGTGTGTCAAAGGGAAATCGTTTCGCTTGTTCATGTAACATTTGCCCTTTTTGTTGGGCGG from Bactrocera tryoni isolate S06 chromosome 5, CSIRO_BtryS06_freeze2, whole genome shotgun sequence includes these protein-coding regions:
- the LOC120777818 gene encoding uncharacterized protein LOC120777818 yields the protein MHNSTNNYSNCNNSNTAPPNKKGKCYMNKRNDFPLTHSTLPAPMSASITCNYPKCHRPISRASNVSSSCMEQHADLMEHAIDYKQQHQPTAMWLQQHGSSGGDGKKAGSVFSKFHHPHQQQKHQQQHRLSGDAANSVTPAPPPMPVASPLRHCALEVCTKLRGVCQPMPTIGTACVAGDNIEVFHQDCM
- the LOC120778796 gene encoding glycerophosphocholine phosphodiesterase GPCPD1-like, producing MSANSQTIQLVILFVVVLYSVLLPRTASVQSQISSYADTAGEWSLDLKKSIANFVVRAAGKSNSEAPPFKLTPQQMEDYEAIMSGGEDMPSDSVAYRNRTKDQMDDEYVPEDTRSFLCLPIMRIFTVEVRRVVLAGERVAVVGDHARLGAWQVERAVVMTPSGRDNGVWSAKVAICANARIHYRYFIFSVDRYGRRRVHDWEGVPYGRVLEQYQMYRPPGKDQFGLLSHMTVGDVEHEKGWLRHEYAIEFKFIWEQHMKFYRYMHLNRATKFLLKMSVSQNGFELPPSAWRDTELEVSHYAYNRSQFQAQTERGVPYTAGDVVIFRFTAALNTKNSYQLSIFTADADRVGEALILSLDLRGGEGVLNLPIQGAVNGFQVGALTLPYVIIRPLAGAADYNLRGSFQRYWPMNWPSVDIGHRGIGASYNADAPLMENTLASFSYAHKFKAEMVELDVQLTRDYVPIVWHDFGFKTAPKGRLVESVEDLDYVLIKDLTYKQLKASRVFAIEDGDIYEYTNYNARNASEMERIFVTLREIFEILPSTLGLDIEIKWPQPLVGGALEAAQTQRKNRFVDTILKTTVKYGCGRPLFFSSFDADICTMLRLKQNVFPVAFVTIGETRLWEPFKDLRTRSYLNAVNFAQSANLLGTVAHAEDFLQHGALLDFGLDLGQATFVWGDELQDARTVKQFKRWHVSGVIYDRIDLYGPRRKRERFFNAPELLDIFTRQCIVVGHSNCSSEFALPDGFDLHGKPVSRLGCEVIVQQIG